In Carya illinoinensis cultivar Pawnee chromosome 7, C.illinoinensisPawnee_v1, whole genome shotgun sequence, the following are encoded in one genomic region:
- the LOC122317459 gene encoding putative indole-3-acetic acid-amido synthetase GH3.9: MDGKKLEYKGEEALKDIERLTTKADEVQKNILKEILTRNRETEYLSKYMKGSKDILEFKRNVPIITYKGIRPYIQRIANGEDSSLITGHPITEMLCSSGTSAGEPKMMPSIAEDLNRRTFLYNLIMPIMNQCIPGLDEGKAMYLYFIKAETSTPSGLPARAVLTSYYKSKHFKGRARDSFNDYTSPDQAILCNDSNQSMYCQLLAGLIHRHQVLRLGAVFASAFLRAISFLERNWVRLCNDIRTGQLDPAITDPNCLSCMSSMLSTPNPHLADEIERICSRSSWKGVLCQLWPRAKYIEAVVTGSMAQYIPSLGYYSDWKLPLVSTMYASSECYFGVNLKPLCDPADVAFTLMPNMGYFEFIPLGENGTMLMDVGEEEEVPNDKVVDLVQVRLGCYYELVVTTFAGLYRYRIGDVLQVTGFHNRAPQFRFICRRNVLLSIDNDKTNEEDLHKSITVAKKLLEPYNALLVEYTSYADTSTLPGHYVLYWEIIQLIQGSKPDHDHGLAAATHTVLLLDHHDEVLQECCIAVEEKLDYIYRRCRAYDKCVGPLEIRVVAPGTFEKLMDLFIDQGGSINQYKTPRCIKSQVALKLLNSHVQASFFSPRDPKWIP; this comes from the exons ATGGATGGGAAGAAATTAGAGTACAAAGGTGAGGAGGCATTAAAGGATATTGAGAGACTCACGACGAAGGCGGATGAAGTTCAAAAGAACATCTTGAAAGAGATCTTAACTCGAAATAGGGAAACCGAGTATCTCAGTAAGTATATGAAAGGATCAAAAGATATTTTAGAGTTCAAGCGTAACGTCCCGATCATTACTTACAAGGGTATTCGCCCATATATCCAAAGAATTGCTAATGGTGAAGACTCCTCTCTCATTACTGGACACCCTATAACTGAAATGCTAtgcag TTCCGGGACTTCAGCTGGAGAACCCAAGATGATGCCCTCAATCGCAGAAGATCTTAACCGGCgaacatttttatataatctaatcATGCCCATCATGAATCA GTGTATCCCTGGTCTTGACGAGGGCAAGGCCATGTATCTCTACTTCATCAAGGCAGAAACGTCAACTCCTTCTGGTTTACCAGCACGGGCTGTGCTCACCAGCTACTACAAGAGCAAGCACTTCAAGGGCCGAGCACGCGACTCTTTCAACGATTACACGAGCCCAGACCAAGCCATCCTGTGCAACGACAGCAACCAAAGCATGTATTGCCAACTGCTAGCGGGTCTAATCCACCGCCACCAAGTCCTAAGGCTAGGGGCAGTTTTTGCCTCGGCGTTTCTCCGAGCCATCTCATTCCTTGAACGTAACTGGGTTCGTCTCTGTAATGACATCCGCACTGGACAACTAGATCCCGCCATTACAGATCCTAATTGCCTGTCATGTATGTCGAGCATGCTTTCAACACCGAACCCACATCTTGCGGACGAGATCGAGCGCATTTGCAGCCGCTCATCGTGGAAGGGAGTTTTGTGCCAGCTTTGGCCTAGGGCTAAATACATCGAGGCTGTTGTGACTGGCTCTATGGCACAATACATACCATCCTTAGGGTATTACAGCGACTGGAAATTGCCGTTGGTGTCCACCATGTATGCTTCGTCAGAATGTTACTTTGGGGTCAACTTGAAGCCCTTGTGTGACCCTGCTGACGTGGCATTTACACTCATGCCAAACATGGGTTATTTTGAATTTATACCCTTGGGAGAGAATGGGACGATGTTAATGGACGTAGGGGAAGAAGAGGAGGTGCCTAATGATAAGGTTGTCGACCTGGTGCAGGTTAGGCTCGGCTGTTACTATGAATTGGTGGTCACTACCTTTGCAG GACTATATCGTTATCGTATTGGTGACGTGCTCCAAGTGACGGGATTCCACAATCGAGCCCCACAATTCCGATTCATTTGTCGGAGAAATGTCCTTCTCAGCATCGACAATGACAAAACCAACGAAGAGGATTTGCACAAGAGCATCACTGTGGCCAAGAAATTGCTAGAACCATACAATGCCCTACTCGTGGAGTACACTAGCTATGCGGATACATCAACTTTGCCTGGACATTATGTATTGTATTGGGAAATAATTCAACTCATTCAAGGATCAAAGCCAGATCATGATCACGGCCTGGCCGCGGCTACTCATACAGTACTGCTACTTGATCATCATGACGAGGTACTCCAAGAATGTTGTATTGCTGTGGAAGAAAAGCTTGATTACATATACCGAAGATGCCGTGCATATGATAAGTGCGTAGGGCCCCTTGAGATTCGAGTGGTGGCGCCGGGAACTTTTGAGAAATTGATGGACTTGTTCATCGACCAAGGGGGCTCGATCAACCAATATAAAACACCTAGGTGCATCAAATCTCAAGTAGCTCTTAAATTGCTTAATTCTCATGTCCAGGCATCTTTCTTTAGTCCTCGGGATCCAAAGTGGATTCCTTAA